A section of the Phormidium ambiguum IAM M-71 genome encodes:
- a CDS encoding glycerophosphodiester phosphodiesterase, with the protein MQVIGHRGAATLAPENTWESFDVALSVGVDAIETDIRATSDGELILIHDKRLDRTTNGAGLVQTTPWSAINNLDAGSWFSEKYSGAKVPLLRDTLERYGNRTHLVLEVKQPGVELQVLKMVKEFNLLDSVTFTSFDFPTVQNIKLQFPAAKVGWLTSNFSRENVMEAINAGLDQICLPASAVSQELVSTYKNIGLEVRAWKVKDTELMKSAVQAGVDGMTVDFPHLLLEALGRNR; encoded by the coding sequence ATGCAAGTCATTGGACATCGTGGTGCTGCAACTCTTGCTCCTGAAAATACATGGGAAAGTTTTGATGTGGCATTATCAGTTGGTGTAGATGCGATCGAAACAGACATCCGCGCCACTAGCGACGGAGAGTTAATTCTCATTCACGATAAACGCCTAGACCGAACCACAAATGGAGCAGGGTTAGTACAGACAACCCCTTGGTCTGCGATCAATAATTTAGATGCAGGGTCATGGTTTAGCGAAAAATATAGCGGTGCTAAAGTTCCCCTACTTCGAGATACCTTAGAACGTTACGGAAATCGCACACACTTAGTTTTAGAAGTCAAGCAACCCGGAGTAGAACTGCAAGTCTTAAAGATGGTAAAAGAATTTAATCTTCTAGATTCTGTAACTTTTACATCCTTTGATTTTCCAACAGTACAGAACATCAAACTTCAATTTCCTGCTGCTAAAGTTGGGTGGCTAACATCTAACTTTAGTAGAGAAAATGTCATGGAAGCTATTAATGCAGGTTTAGATCAAATTTGTTTACCCGCCAGTGCAGTTTCTCAAGAATTAGTTTCTACCTATAAAAATATAGGTTTAGAGGTCAGAGCGTGGAAAGTAAAAGATACTGAACTAATGAAATCAGCCGTTCAAGCAGGTGTTGATGGGATGACAGTTGATTTTCCTCACCTTTTATTGGAAGCTCTTGGTAGAAATAGGTAA
- a CDS encoding MFS transporter — protein sequence MLSKLRQVNLSLFAIVAEGFLSRLSFGFISFALPLYATHLGLSLTQIGFLIALNEAVALMLKPLMGWVADRFGLKRSFTIAIGLRSLVALLLAFVTSPWQLYAVRAIHGSSKALRDPSASALIAEQGGKKAIASAFAWYHTAKMVAGSLGKALAGIILTVTAANFSLVFALSFVISIFPLYAVARYVRESHSQPEEATTKAEALAQATPQEPANELPVNVSESRWLLLPFTLLNFLINGTAEMLKGLFPILATQYGGLNEAQTGLIYTASTLVLLVSGPLFGWLSDRGNRKLVLMVRSISNTISSIIYIFVPNFFGIATGKLVDDIGKSAFRPAWGSLMAHISSFDKRRRAQTMSWMILGEDAGTIVGPILAGFLWTTWGLPIMLSVRVGLAIVTEVYAAYLDRLLENQDRGTKSRRRRRRRRSSVLNWFRRKAKRK from the coding sequence ATGTTATCCAAACTTCGCCAAGTAAATCTGTCATTGTTTGCGATCGTTGCAGAAGGTTTCCTATCGCGCCTCAGTTTCGGTTTCATTAGCTTTGCACTACCCCTGTATGCCACTCATTTGGGGTTAAGCTTGACTCAAATTGGCTTTCTGATTGCACTTAACGAAGCTGTTGCTTTGATGCTCAAACCCCTGATGGGTTGGGTCGCTGACCGTTTTGGATTGAAACGCAGCTTTACCATTGCCATTGGTCTGCGTAGTTTAGTTGCGCTACTCTTAGCTTTTGTTACATCACCCTGGCAACTTTATGCTGTCAGAGCGATTCACGGTTCCTCCAAAGCACTACGCGACCCATCGGCTAGTGCTTTAATTGCCGAACAAGGGGGTAAAAAAGCGATCGCATCTGCCTTCGCCTGGTACCATACAGCGAAAATGGTCGCAGGTTCGCTGGGTAAAGCGTTGGCTGGCATTATCCTAACGGTAACAGCCGCTAACTTTTCCCTAGTCTTTGCCCTCTCCTTTGTCATTTCGATATTTCCACTCTACGCTGTCGCACGCTATGTCCGAGAGAGTCACTCACAGCCTGAAGAGGCGACGACTAAGGCAGAAGCTTTAGCTCAAGCCACACCTCAAGAGCCAGCAAATGAACTTCCTGTCAATGTTTCCGAATCTCGGTGGCTGCTACTTCCGTTTACCTTACTGAATTTTTTGATTAACGGTACAGCAGAAATGCTCAAAGGATTGTTTCCCATCCTGGCGACCCAATACGGTGGTTTGAACGAGGCGCAGACAGGTTTGATTTATACTGCTTCAACACTTGTGTTGCTTGTATCTGGGCCTTTATTTGGTTGGCTGTCCGATCGCGGAAATCGTAAGCTGGTATTAATGGTACGAAGCATTAGCAATACCATTTCCTCAATTATTTACATTTTTGTTCCCAATTTCTTCGGCATTGCGACAGGAAAACTAGTGGATGACATTGGCAAATCTGCTTTTCGTCCAGCTTGGGGTTCTTTGATGGCGCACATTTCCAGCTTTGACAAGCGACGACGCGCCCAAACGATGAGTTGGATGATTTTGGGTGAGGATGCTGGGACAATTGTTGGGCCGATTTTGGCTGGTTTTCTGTGGACTACTTGGGGTCTGCCAATTATGTTAAGTGTTCGTGTGGGGTTGGCGATCGTTACTGAAGTTTATGCTGCTTATCTCGATCGTTTATTAGAAAATCAAGACAGGGGTACGAAATCTCGTCGCCGTCGCCGTCGCCGTCGAAGTTCTGTGCTCAATTGGTTCAGGAGAAAAGCCAAACGGAAGTAA